TAAAACAGTCATTGGTGAACGTGGAGCGACGCTCAGCGGAGGCCAGCGCCAGTGCGTTGCGATCGCGCGCGCAATCATCCGCGATGCTCCAATCGTAATTCTGGACGAACCGACCACGGGCTTGGACTCGTACTCATCCTCTTTAGTCCTCCAGGCACTCGATCGCTTGATGGAAGGACGTACTGTGCTCATGATCAGCCATCAATTGCGAAGCGTCCAGGAAGCGGACCACATTCTGGTAATCGGTTCTGGTACTGTTGTGCAAGAAGGTACGCACGTCGAATTGTTCGCGCGTCCAGGGTTGTATCGCAGTTTGGTTCTGGAAAGCGGGGAGTTCCTTTTATGAAAATATTCAACGATGCCGCAGGCCTTAATCTATCTCCTGCTCTTGATGTGACTCCAGTTTTAGAAGAATTGCGGCTCACGCTGCCTGATTGTAAAGAAGGATTGGAGATAGTTGACGCTAGAATTCAGGATGTTCAATACAAGCCCGGCATTACGTGTCGAATCCTTTACAAACTCAAATTGCGCCACAAAAAATACGGTCGCACAGGTCATCAATATTTATCCGCGCAGCTGCTGGGAAGTCAGGAGAATTTTCCTGCGGCTCCGGAACATCTAACAGGCCGGTACAACCCCAAAGAAACGGAACTCATTGCAACACCACTCATTCACTTACACAACAACAAGATGGTTTTGTATTCATTTCCGATTGATCCTGCGTTGCCTGCATTGATGGATGTGCTGGACGCGGATTTGCTCCGGGAAGGCTTGAAACGGATGTGGGCCCGCAGGAATGTTCACGTTTTGAATGCCGTTGTAGATTTGCTGTCTTACACTCCGCAAGCTCGCGCTGCCATCATTACCGAGGTGCTTTGCGAGAGCAGGGACCGCCACGAACCCGAATTGCGACGACTGGTTGGAAAAATACATGCCTACAAGAAGCCCTCGTCGATTTTTGCGGGATCCTGGGCGCTCTGGCGGGCTTTGAATCGGCGGATCAAATTGGCGCCGCCGATTGGATATGTTTCATCACTGAATCTGACTTTGCAGGAACAGGTACGCGGTCAGCGCTTGCCCGATCTGGCACATAAGGGAACATTTGTGAAGCCGGTGCGTCATGCGGCACGCGCGATCGCTGTGGTTCATTCGCTGGATATTCCTTTGAATTCAGTTCGTACGCCGGAAAAGGAGGCATCAGTTGTCCACCGCTGGAAACCGGTGCTCATGGCAATCTGTCCGGAGCGATCTAAGGATATAGAGAGGCTCTGCAATCAGGTGGCGGAAGATTTAAACTGCCGTGCAAAAATAAGCGGACCGGTCCACGGAGACTTTCATCCAGCAAATGTTATGTGGGATGGTCGCGATGTGACTCTGATCGATCTGGATGAAATGTCTTACGGCGATCCCCTTCTTGATATAGGACGATTCCTTGCTTCCTTGCGAGTCTCAGCCTTGCGAGTTTCATCGGATCATTCAGCTCTTGCCGGCATACAGGAAGCATTTC
This genomic interval from bacterium contains the following:
- a CDS encoding aminoglycoside phosphotransferase family protein; this encodes MKIFNDAAGLNLSPALDVTPVLEELRLTLPDCKEGLEIVDARIQDVQYKPGITCRILYKLKLRHKKYGRTGHQYLSAQLLGSQENFPAAPEHLTGRYNPKETELIATPLIHLHNNKMVLYSFPIDPALPALMDVLDADLLREGLKRMWARRNVHVLNAVVDLLSYTPQARAAIITEVLCESRDRHEPELRRLVGKIHAYKKPSSIFAGSWALWRALNRRIKLAPPIGYVSSLNLTLQEQVRGQRLPDLAHKGTFVKPVRHAARAIAVVHSLDIPLNSVRTPEKEASVVHRWKPVLMAICPERSKDIERLCNQVAEDLNCRAKISGPVHGDFHPANVMWDGRDVTLIDLDEMSYGDPLLDIGRFLASLRVSALRVSSDHSALAGIQEAFLEEYFRKMSGDEKSVRLFEAASLLIAAASPFRLQRPGWKESTEMLIEEADRVWKISGRGSFSTVNSNIQMEVPQNQSAWMKDGVYMQSMLDEAVKNVYGAELTYCRIKDAEPPAVARYDLRGHQGAKKWGVSAEAVCRAGKGARTLVHFLSECRRIKETQPDSNLPILPLPICHLKSFSMIILEIPEGIPLSSMTSNSESFREEAARLGATLASLHELEIDLKTSLSIGDYLIGIQKRITKLQDLRPDLIQKINYLFDQLRKDIKRVERYSPVLLKLHPDEILIDASGIAFRRIERMTMAHPYLDLSELIGRMALIGIREDNASMIRTWIERLLEAYGISDSDRYDLAAFEIGALLRLASKQVEQHPDGLIVDSLIDSALVRLSSL